A region of the Stieleria neptunia genome:
GATTTGTCACAAGAACCGGCGCACATCCGCGAGCTCTACGGCGAGACGACTCAGGGCCGCAACATGCTTTACGCTCGACGCTTGGCCGAACGCGGTGTACGTTACATCCAGTGTTACCATGGCGGCGGTCAACCGTGGGACAACCACGGTTCGATCGTTCGAAATATCACACGGTTGGCCAAGGAATCCGATCGGCCGATTGCCGCGTTGTTGACCGATTTAAAACAACGTGGAATGCTGGACGAAACGCTGGTCATCTGGGGTGGCGAAATGGGCCGCACGCCGACGGTGCAGCAGGTCAAGGATCCGACCAAAGTCGGCCGCGACCATCACATCGATGGTTACACCGTGTGGATGGCCGGTGGTGGTGTGCGTGGGGGAATGACCTACGGAGCGACCGACGAACTGGCGATGGCGGTGACGGAAAACAAAGTCACGATGCCGGATTTCCATGCCACGTTGTTGCACCAGTTGGGATTCGATCACAAACGTTTGACCTACCGCTACTCGGGACGCGATTTCCGTTTAACGGACGTGCACGGACGCGTCATCGACACGATTTTGAAAAGCTGAGTGATGCTTTTGCCCCTTTCACACCAAACGGCGAAACGCGTGTTTCAAGTTGAACTTGCATCGGCGATTTGCGATTCGACCCTCCCTCGCTTCGCTCGACCTTCTTGCCAGGCATTGGTATCTGCACAAGTTGCAAGAGTCGTAGTCACCCTCCCTCTGGGAGGGTCGCGGAGGAGTTTACGACGACGCGGGGAGGGTCGATGTGGCTGGGAATCGCTTAGTGACGATCGCTCGACCCTCCCCTCGCTGCGCTCGACCCTCCCTGCCAGGGAGGGTGACTTGCCAGGTGGGATGCGGCCCACTGCAAAGCCGCAGATGTCGGATCGAGTTGCAAAGCCGCTTGGGAAAGCCGGTCGGTCCCGTTGGCGGTTCGGAATCCTGTTGCTGATCATCGCCAGTTGCGTTGGCGACGTGGCTCGGGCCGAGGAGCCGATCGATTTCAACAAGCAAATTCGCCCGATCCTGACGCAGCATTGCACCTCCTGTCACGGCGGGGTCAAGCAAGCCGGCGATCTGTCGTTTGTGTACGCCGACAAAGTCTTGCCGCCCGACGGATGGGTGATCGAGCCCGGTGATCCCGACGCGTCGATCCTGATCGAGCGGGTCAAATCCGACGATCCCGATGATCGGATGCCGCCCCCGCATGAGCATCCCGATCCGTTGTCACCGGATGAAATCGAGTTGCTGGAACGTTGGATCGGCGAAGGCGCCAAATGGGGTGGGCTGTGGTCGTTGGAGCCGCTCCAGCCGGCCACGTTCTCGGCCGGAGAAAATCACTCGAACTGGCCCCGGCAACCGCTGGATGGACGGGTGCTCGAGCGACTGACGAGCCGAGGGCTTTCTCCATCACCCGAAGCCGCTCCGGAGGAATGGCTGCGACGTGTGTCGTTTGACCTGATCGGTTTGCCGCCGTCGATGGAACGCATCCGAACGTTCACGACCGCGCTCGGCCGAGCCGTCGACGCTGCGTCGCGAGAGCGTGTTTATTTGCGCGAGGTCGATCGGCTGCTCGGTAGCGAACGGTTCGGAGAACGATGGGCATCGGTCTGGATGGACCTGGCCCGCTACGCCGACTCGAAAGGTTTTGAAAAAGACCCGCATCGCGACATGTGGCCGTATCGCGATTGGCTGATTCGGGCGTTCAACGACGACCTGCCCTATGACCAATTCACGATCCGCCAGTTGGCCGGTGACCTGTTGGAGAATCCCACGTCGGATGACTTGATTGCGACCGCGTTTCACCGCAACACGCAAACCAATACCGAAGGCGGGACCGACGACGAAGAGTTTCGCGTGGCGGCATTGATCGATCGGATCAACACGACGTGGACCGTCTGGCAGGCGACGACGTTCGGATGCGTGCAATGCCATTCACACCCCTACGACGCGTTCAAGCACGACGAGTATTACGCCTGCATGGCGATCATGAACGACACGTTGGATGCCGATTTGGCGTCGGATTACCCGACTCTGAAAATTCCCGACGATCCGGCACGCATCTCGGCGGCGGTGGAAGTCCAACGGACCTACCAAAAGCGGCGTGCCGAGCGCAATCAACTCGGCAGCGCGCTCGCCGGGAATGTTTCCTGGAGCCCACTGGTGCCGTCGAGCGTTTCGAGTACCGAAGGCAAACTGCGGATCGATGGCGATCAGGTCCGCACCGCCGGCGGCACGTTCCCTCCGGGGGTGCGGTACACGGTCCAAGCAAACGCGTCGCCGCTGACTGCCTTGCGGATTGAGATTCTGCCCGCCTCGGACAACCCCTCCGAGTGGCCTGAACAAGGATCCGTGTTGAGTCAATTGAAATTGTCCGTGGTGAAAGCGGACGGTGCCGTGATGCCGGTGCCGATCGCCGATGTGTTCGCCGACGCACTGACCGGTCCGGATGATCCGCGGTCGAGTCTGGACAAGGACGCGGCCGGTGTCGGTGGTTATCCGAAACTGCATCGTCCCCGTTGGGCCGTCTTTGTGCTGCGTGATCGTCTGCTGCTGGATGAGGTTGGCCCCGGTGCCGTGCTGCAGTTGGAGATGCTGCAATCCAACAGCGTTACCGGTAATCTGGCGACGCCGATTCGTCATTTTCGCTGGGACGTTTGCGACGAACCGGCTTGGATCGAATTGATCGCATCGCAGGCACTTGCCGACGCGAATCAAGCTTTGGCGCAAGCGAAGCAAGCGGCCGCCAAAGTGCGTGGCGCGGCCCTGCCCGTGATGCAGCAACGCCAAGCCGCGGTCGGCCGCGCGACACGTCAGTTCATTCGCGGCAATTGGCTCGATCGTGGTGAAGAAATCCCGCCGGGAATCCCCGCCGTCTTCGACACCGAACATACGGTTCGCAACCGCTTGGATTTCGCCCGCTGGATCGTTTCGGACGACAACCCGTTGGCGGCCCGCGTTTGGGCCAATCGCATTTGGGCGCAGCTGTTTGGAATCGGATTGGTCGAGACCTTGGAAGATTTCGGATCGAGCGGAACACAGCCCTTTGATCGCGAACTGTTGGACCATTTGGCGTTGCGGTTACGCGACGAGCATCGGTGGCAGTTGAAGCCGTTGTTGCGAGAACTCGTGCTGTCGTCGGTGTATCGCCAGACCAGCACGGCGCCGGAGTCGTTACGCCAGCAAGATCCTCGCAATCGACTGTTGGCGCGCGGCCCGCGAACACGGTTGACGGCGGAGATGATTCGCGACCAGGCGTTGGCGGTGGCGGGGCTACTGGAAAATCGGCTCGGCGGACCGTCGGTCATGCCGCCGCAACCCGACGGTGTTTGGCAAACCGTTTACAGCGGCGCGCAGTGGAAGACACCTGAAGGGGCCGGCAAGTACCGACGGGCGCTTTACACCTATTGGCGACGCACCAGTCCCTACCCCAGTTTTTTAATGTTCGATTCGCCGACCCGAGATCTTTGCTCGGCTCGGCGGATCGCGACCAACACACCGCTGCAGGCGCTGGTCACGTTGAACGACCCCGTCTATGTCGAATGTGGACGGGCACTGGCAAGTCGCGCGACCGCTGCGTCCGCGGCCAGTGACACCGCGGCCAGTGACACCGCGGACATCGGGCAAGCGATCGAGTGGATGTACCGAGCGGTGACACAGCGGACGCCCGGTCAACTCGAGATCGATGAATTAATACAACTGTATCACGATTTGCGGGATGACCGATCGGGTGATGCCGCCCGTGATGGGATCGCCCCAGACGCCCTGGCGATCGTCGCCAACACCATTTTGAATTTGGATCGAGCGGTAACGAAATGAAAACTCTTCACGACCAGGTTCAAGAAGAATTTGCAAGGCTGCAGACGCGGAAACATTTCTTGCGAAACTGCTCGATGGGACTCGCCGGGGTCTGGTTGGGCGGACAGTCGATGGCCGCCGACCGCGTTGGCACGCAACCGGACGCCTCCGACGCCGGGCAATCGATTCCGCACTTTCCGCCGCGGGCCAAACGCGTCATTTTTCTGCACATGGCCGGTTCACCCAGCCAACTGGAACTGTTCGATTACAAGCCGGCGCTGCAGAAGCTTGACGGCCAGGATTGTCCCGCCAGTTTCTTAGCAGGCAAACGTTTCGCCTTCATTCAAGGCGTTCCGAAAATGTTGGGGCCGCAGTATCCCTTTCAACAATGTGGCCAAAGCGGCGCCTGGGTTTCCGATCGGATGCCCGAATTCCAATCGGTCGTCGACCGGGTTTGTTTCGTCAAGTCGATGCACACCACCCAGTTCAACCACGGGCCGGCCCAATTGCTGCTGCACACGGGAAACCAGAATCTGGGCAGTGCGTCGTTCGGTGCCTGGACCATGTATGGACTGGGCAGCGAAAGCGAAAACCTGCCAGGCTTCATCGTATTGGTCTCTGGCGGCAAAACGCCGTCGGCCGGGAAAAGCGTTTGGGGATCCGGTTTTTTGCCCTCGGTCTACCAGGGAGTGCAGTGCCGATCCAAGGGCGATCCGGTGCTGTATCTGTCCAACCCGGACGGCGTTTCGCTGCAACAGCGACGCCGGGCCTTGGACGCGATTGGACGGATCAATCAGCAAACGTTCAATGAGACCGGTGATCCGGAAGTGCTGACGCGAATCTCTCAATACGAGATGGCGTTTCGAATGCAAACCCATGCGACCGAAGCGTTCGATCTGCGGCAGGAAGACAAGGCGACGCACGCCCTGTACGGCACCGAGCCGGGCAAAGAATCGTTTGCCAACAATTGTTTGCTCGCCCGGCGTTTGGCCGAGCGTGGTGTGCGGTTCATCCAGCTGTTTCACTGGGGGTGGGATTCACACGGCGCGGCCGAAAGCGAAGCCCTCAACGGCGGTTTCAAAACCCGCTGCGAAGAAGTCGATCGCCCGATCGCGGCTCTGTTGAATGATCTCGCTCGGCGAGGGTTGCTCGAAGACACGCTGGTGGTTTGGGGCGGCGAGTTCGGTCGCACACCGATGCGGGAAAATCGTGGCGGACGCGAGATGCGATTCGTCGGTCGCGACCACAACCCCGGTGCGTTCACGATGTGGATGGCCGGCGGCGGAATCAAACCCGGGATCTCCTACGGCGAAACGGACGAGATCGGTTATGAAGCGATCGAAAATAAGGTCTCACCACATGACCTGCATGCGACCCTGCAGCACTTGCTGGGGATCGACCACAAGCGATTGACCTACATGCATCAAGGGCTGCCGCAACGATTGTCCAACGTCACGCAGCCTTCGCGGGTCGTGGAAGAGATCATGGCGTGACGCAATGGTATGGCGTTGTACGACGTCCTTTCTAGGTCGTCGGGGCGAGCCCTGCGGACGACGGCCCGGAAGGGCCATCGTACTGGAAAAACCGGTCGTCCTAGGCGGCTAAAGCCTGCACACCGACGCTTACGCATCGAGCTTCTCGGCCTTTTCCGAAATCTCCGACTCGAGCGCCTGTTTGGCTTCCAGCGCGTGTAGCAATTCCCGCTGTTCGGCTTCGAATTCTTCTTGCTGTTCGACCGACATGGCGTGTTCCTGGTCACCCCTGAATCCGGCCCGGCGTTTATCCAGTCGTTCGACGTCGTCCAGATCACCGTACAGGATCAGCACGTCACCGGGATGGACCACGTCGTCGCCCCGCGGCGTGCCTTGAAAAATGCCGCCTTCACGCCGGATGCTCAGCACCAAAATCCCTTCGTCGCTCAGCCGCAGCGAGGCGAGTGATTTACCGGCCATCCAATCACGTGGCTCGACCAGCATTTCGGTCACGGCGTAGCCGCGTGAGAGTTCCAGCAGGCTGACGTAATCACGAACGTCCAGATCCGTAAACGTTTTGAGCAGCCAGGCGATGACGCGGTTCATGTGTCGTTCGACCCAACGACTGGAAAAGAAGACCCACAGAAAAGTGATGCCGCCGATCAGGATCGTGAACAGCAGGACCTGGGTTTGCCAGGTGGAGTTCGACGTGCTCATCACCGACACCATCACGGTCGCAGCGACGGTGGCAATCCCCACGTTTCCCAACAGCATCAACAGCATGACGATCTGCCGCCGCACGGGATGGGAGACCACCATTTCCGATTCTTGGGTGGTGAAACCGGATCCGGTGAAAGCCGATCGGGCCTGAAATTTCGCGGCTTCGCGTGACAGTCCCGTGAACATCAGCGCCATCGCGGCCACCCGCGTGACGATCATCGACAGCGTGAGTGTCACCAATAGTGAAATTACACCGACCACAAGCAATCTCCGGGTGATCCAATGCCATCGACATGAACGTCAAGCAGGGTGTTTTTTTAGCGGACCGATCGAAGATTAGACGACATCCAAAAACGACGCGACCCGCAAAGCCAAAATAATACTTTGCGGGTCGCTATGAAAAAGCGTGGTAGGGCGATGATCAAACTTGCCTTGGCACGCGTCAGAATTGGGGCGATCGACTTATCGTTTTTTACCGCGTGGTGAAGCCGCCGACTTTCCCTTGTGGTTCGTGACGGGGGTGACGACGGGCGCTACTTTTTTGTTGAAGCCCTTGGGTTTCTTTTGGTTCTTGCCACGGTTGGCCATTGCAGTTTCCTCGCAGGAGCAAACGATTCGGTGGGCGACCCACGCCGGGTCGATCGCAGCGGTTAAATGCATTTCTCGTGCCAATGTCACCGACAGGGAGCCGGGGTGCGGTTTGTCGGCAACAAGACGCAGTGGGAGCGTCGGGCGCCGGCGAGGGTCTGGAAAAGAAGCTGCATCGTGATGGAAAAATGTTTTCCAACCGCGATGTCACCTGTCAGCCGGACTTTAGTTGGGAGCGGTGCTCGGATCGGTCGTCGGCGGATCCGGCCGTTTCAGATTCATCTTCAACAGCACGACGCGGGGGTCGATGCGATAGGGAAACAGGTTGGCGGGCAAGCGGATGTTTTGCTCGCTGAGCAGGATTTCGTGGTACCCGGCCGCTGAGTCGCCGAGGTCCAACGAGACTTTGAGGCTGGCCGGGTCGAGGAATCGAAAATCGCGTTCGGAACCCGACAGCGTCACGCGGCATTCCATCGGCGCCGAGGTGTCAATCTCCAGTTGCTTGGCCACGTTCCGGTACTCCATCGGCACGATGAAGGTGCGTTGGACGGTGTGCGGGTCGTAGGCGAGCACGAACCAGGCTGCGACGGCCACGATCAGCGACAGGATTTTCAAACCCGCGTGGTCGACCAGGATTTGTTTCCAGATCGGTGGCCGGGAATCGCCGAGAACGGATGCGAAACTTTGTTCCAGGCAGTGTTGCAGGTCGGCGGGGGTGGCCATTTCGGTCAGCGTCCCCGCCTGGGCGACACTGACGCTGCCCCGTTCCTCGGACACCACGATGGTCACCGCATCGGAGCGTTCGGAAAGCCCCAGTGCGGCGCTGTGGCGGGTGCCGCGGCCTTCGATCTTGTTGGTGTTCGGGGAGATCGGCAGTTGGGCGGCGTACTGTTCGATGTGGTCACGGTCGATCACGATCGCACCGTCGTGTCCCGGCGAACTGGAATCAAAGATGCTGTAGACCAGTGGCACGCTGAACCTGCCGTCCAGCGGGAAGCCGCCATTGAGAAGACGTTCGAGCGACTCCTTTCGCTTCAGCACGATCAGGGCGCCCGTTTTCGAGGACGCCATGCGAAACACCACGTCCACCAGCGCGTCGATCTCCACCAGGCTCTGGCCGCCGTGCTCGAAATGAACGGACCGGAACGAAGCCACCCGTTCCAGCAGCCGACGCAGGTCTTCCTGGAAAACCACGACCAAGATGAACAACAGAACGGCAAAGGTGGTGTGAAAGGCCAGCGACGTCAGGTACATGTCCAGGCTGCGGGCCAAAAAATACACCCAGGCGAGCGCCGCCACGCCGACCAGGACGCCCCGTGATGCCGTCTGCTGGAACCAGAGTAGCGAAGCGTACAGGAACGCCGAAACCAGCAGAATGTCGATCGCGTCGACAAGGCGGAATGTCTGCCGCAACTCGTCAGAGATCAAGAAAATCGATTCAATCATGGTCAACCAGAGGGGCTGTCATCCATTGTCGCCCGTTTCCGGGGGGGCCGCGTTGCCTAACCGGCCCCGTTGGGCGGATCTGGAGCGCGAACTTCGCCGAATCAGGATTCCCAACCTTTATAGCGGTGTTGGCCGCGGATACGATAGCAAACAGGGGCGGTGTTTCCCCGGTTTGAATCAAGGGTAGGCGTGTGATGAAAGCGACGGCGTTATGAAGGCAACGCAATTGAATGCGAAATCCGTCTCCACCCGGCTGTTGGAGCGTCTCGACGATTGTGCCGAGGTCGTCGTCGTGATGCACGATAATCCCGATCCGGATGCGATCGCGTCGGGCTGGGGGCTGAAAGTCCTGATCGATGAAACGGTCGGGCTGCCGACACGGGTGATCGGCGGCGGCGCGATCGTGCGGGCCGAAAACCGACACATGGTGGATTTGTTGGAACCGCCGATCGAATTGGTGGACGACTTTGAATTCGATGACCGCACCGCGGCGATTCTGGTCGATTGTGGGGCCGAAGCTTCCAACCACGTTTTGACCCGTCAGGGGGTCAAGCCCTTCGCGATCATCGATCATCACATCGCCGATCAACGCAGGGTCCAGACGCCGTTTAGCGACATCCGTGTGGAGGTCGCCGCGTCGGCGTCGATCATTGCCAGCTACCTGCGTGAGCAAAAGATCTGCCCGGGGGCGAAGTTGGCGACCGCTATGCTGTATGCGATCAGCACCGAGACCTGCGCCTACGAGTCCCATTATTCGTCGCTGGATCGATTGATCTTGCCCTGGTTGATGGAATACGGCGAACCCGAGTTGTTGGCCGAAATCCACAACGCACCGCTGCAGCGATCGTATTACGGAGATCTGCTTCTGGCACTGCAAAACACCTTTCTCTATGAGGATGTGGCGATGTGCTTCTTGCCCCGCGCCGATGGCGTCGAGATTGTGGGCGAGATCGCCGATCTGCTGATCCGGGGGGATTCGGTCAGCCGGGTGATGTGCGGCGCCGTGATCGCGGGGGACCTGCTGGTCTCGGCGCGGACACAATATGTTGAAGACAACGCGGCGGAGATGATTCGAGAAACCATGAAAGGTCTGGGAGGTTCGGGGGGACACGCGCATCGGGCCGGCGGGAAAATCCCCAACGTCGGCGACAGCGCCGCCGCGATCGACAAGGTCTCCAACCTGCTGCGCGATCGTTGGTTGGACGTCTGTGGCGTCGAACGCAAACGGGGCACGCGCTTGATCGCCAAACGCGAAATTGTGCAGCACTTGGATCTTTAACAAGATCCGCTACCGGAACACCGCAAACTGGTATGGAGCTACTGGATGACCAGGAGGTTCGGCCTTGATGGTCACAGGTAGGTCCCCATCCCAGGGGCGTGCCAAGCTTGTCTTGGCACGCCTACTCTTCTGTTGCCGACGCACGTGGGTGCCCAATGCCATCTACTTTGACGCCAAGCGGGCTGTCGATATTGTGAGCCGCGACGCTGCCCGAGGCCTTACGGCCAGCGGCTCACCATTGACTCAGCAGATCCCGACTCAATCGACAGCCCGCTCGCGCCGTTCCGCTACGATTTCAGCGGTGCGACCCGATCAGCGGACGTCGATCCGCAGATGATTGATTCGGCTCCGCAGCGTCGGACGGCTGATGCCCAGACGATTGCTGGCTTCGCTGATGTTGTTGCCGCTCGACTTCATGACTTCGGCGATCAGAATGCGATCGACGTCGTCGTGAATGTCACTGCCGATGGTGAACGATCCCTCGGCAAGTCGTCTGTGAATCTCTTTGACGAGCCCGCCTTGCCATTCTTGGGAAGATGTCTCGCCAGCAGTCGAGCCGGGCGACGCGGCGCCGAATCCGCTCGGCAAGAACGAGGGCAGGATCACCGGGCCGCTGGCCTTGAGCAGGGTCTGCTTGATGATGCCTTGCAGCTCACGGACGTTTCCGGGCCAATCGTGGCCCAATAGCCGTTGCATCGTTTCTGGCGCGATCGAAACGAAGTCTTTTTTGAGCTGGCGGGCGAACAGCTGGAAAAAATGTTCCGTCATCTTGCGAAGGTCTTGGCCGCGCTCGCGAAGCGGGGGCAACGAGATCGTGAATTCGTTCAAGCGATAAAACAGGTCGCTGCGGAACGATCCATCGGCCATCGCGGCGTCCAGGTCGCGGTTGGTCGCCGCGATGATTCGCACGTCCGTTTTGATGGTTTTGCTGCCCCCGACGCGTTCAAACTCCTTTTCCTGCAGGACACGCAGCAACTTGGTTTGCATCACGGGAGTCATGTCCCCGATTTCGTCCAGAAACAACGTCCCGCCGTTGCAGATTTCAAATTTTCCGATCCGCCGCTGCTCCGCTCCGGTGAACGAGCCCTTCTCGTGACCGAACAATTCACTCTCCAACAACGCCTCGGGGATCGCCGCACAGTTGATCGCGTGGAACACATGGTCGTGCCGCGAGCTGTGTTGGTAGAGCGCCCGGGCCACCACTTCTTTTCCGGTGCCGGTTTCGCCCAGGATCAAGACGGCGGTATCGCGCGAGGCGACCCGGCCGATGGAGCGGAACACTTCGACCATCGCGGGGCACTCGCCCATCATTTGGTCACTGGGTTTTTCCGGCGACAAGCGTTCTTTTT
Encoded here:
- a CDS encoding PSD1 and planctomycete cytochrome C domain-containing protein; the encoded protein is MSDRVAKPLGKAGRSRWRFGILLLIIASCVGDVARAEEPIDFNKQIRPILTQHCTSCHGGVKQAGDLSFVYADKVLPPDGWVIEPGDPDASILIERVKSDDPDDRMPPPHEHPDPLSPDEIELLERWIGEGAKWGGLWSLEPLQPATFSAGENHSNWPRQPLDGRVLERLTSRGLSPSPEAAPEEWLRRVSFDLIGLPPSMERIRTFTTALGRAVDAASRERVYLREVDRLLGSERFGERWASVWMDLARYADSKGFEKDPHRDMWPYRDWLIRAFNDDLPYDQFTIRQLAGDLLENPTSDDLIATAFHRNTQTNTEGGTDDEEFRVAALIDRINTTWTVWQATTFGCVQCHSHPYDAFKHDEYYACMAIMNDTLDADLASDYPTLKIPDDPARISAAVEVQRTYQKRRAERNQLGSALAGNVSWSPLVPSSVSSTEGKLRIDGDQVRTAGGTFPPGVRYTVQANASPLTALRIEILPASDNPSEWPEQGSVLSQLKLSVVKADGAVMPVPIADVFADALTGPDDPRSSLDKDAAGVGGYPKLHRPRWAVFVLRDRLLLDEVGPGAVLQLEMLQSNSVTGNLATPIRHFRWDVCDEPAWIELIASQALADANQALAQAKQAAAKVRGAALPVMQQRQAAVGRATRQFIRGNWLDRGEEIPPGIPAVFDTEHTVRNRLDFARWIVSDDNPLAARVWANRIWAQLFGIGLVETLEDFGSSGTQPFDRELLDHLALRLRDEHRWQLKPLLRELVLSSVYRQTSTAPESLRQQDPRNRLLARGPRTRLTAEMIRDQALAVAGLLENRLGGPSVMPPQPDGVWQTVYSGAQWKTPEGAGKYRRALYTYWRRTSPYPSFLMFDSPTRDLCSARRIATNTPLQALVTLNDPVYVECGRALASRATAASAASDTAASDTADIGQAIEWMYRAVTQRTPGQLEIDELIQLYHDLRDDRSGDAARDGIAPDALAIVANTILNLDRAVTK
- a CDS encoding DUF1501 domain-containing protein, whose amino-acid sequence is MKTLHDQVQEEFARLQTRKHFLRNCSMGLAGVWLGGQSMAADRVGTQPDASDAGQSIPHFPPRAKRVIFLHMAGSPSQLELFDYKPALQKLDGQDCPASFLAGKRFAFIQGVPKMLGPQYPFQQCGQSGAWVSDRMPEFQSVVDRVCFVKSMHTTQFNHGPAQLLLHTGNQNLGSASFGAWTMYGLGSESENLPGFIVLVSGGKTPSAGKSVWGSGFLPSVYQGVQCRSKGDPVLYLSNPDGVSLQQRRRALDAIGRINQQTFNETGDPEVLTRISQYEMAFRMQTHATEAFDLRQEDKATHALYGTEPGKESFANNCLLARRLAERGVRFIQLFHWGWDSHGAAESEALNGGFKTRCEEVDRPIAALLNDLARRGLLEDTLVVWGGEFGRTPMRENRGGREMRFVGRDHNPGAFTMWMAGGGIKPGISYGETDEIGYEAIENKVSPHDLHATLQHLLGIDHKRLTYMHQGLPQRLSNVTQPSRVVEEIMA
- a CDS encoding TrkA C-terminal domain-containing protein produces the protein MVGVISLLVTLTLSMIVTRVAAMALMFTGLSREAAKFQARSAFTGSGFTTQESEMVVSHPVRRQIVMLLMLLGNVGIATVAATVMVSVMSTSNSTWQTQVLLFTILIGGITFLWVFFSSRWVERHMNRVIAWLLKTFTDLDVRDYVSLLELSRGYAVTEMLVEPRDWMAGKSLASLRLSDEGILVLSIRREGGIFQGTPRGDDVVHPGDVLILYGDLDDVERLDKRRAGFRGDQEHAMSVEQQEEFEAEQRELLHALEAKQALESEISEKAEKLDA
- a CDS encoding diadenylate cyclase, coding for MIESIFLISDELRQTFRLVDAIDILLVSAFLYASLLWFQQTASRGVLVGVAALAWVYFLARSLDMYLTSLAFHTTFAVLLFILVVVFQEDLRRLLERVASFRSVHFEHGGQSLVEIDALVDVVFRMASSKTGALIVLKRKESLERLLNGGFPLDGRFSVPLVYSIFDSSSPGHDGAIVIDRDHIEQYAAQLPISPNTNKIEGRGTRHSAALGLSERSDAVTIVVSEERGSVSVAQAGTLTEMATPADLQHCLEQSFASVLGDSRPPIWKQILVDHAGLKILSLIVAVAAWFVLAYDPHTVQRTFIVPMEYRNVAKQLEIDTSAPMECRVTLSGSERDFRFLDPASLKVSLDLGDSAAGYHEILLSEQNIRLPANLFPYRIDPRVVLLKMNLKRPDPPTTDPSTAPN
- a CDS encoding DHH family phosphoesterase; translated protein: MKATQLNAKSVSTRLLERLDDCAEVVVVMHDNPDPDAIASGWGLKVLIDETVGLPTRVIGGGAIVRAENRHMVDLLEPPIELVDDFEFDDRTAAILVDCGAEASNHVLTRQGVKPFAIIDHHIADQRRVQTPFSDIRVEVAASASIIASYLREQKICPGAKLATAMLYAISTETCAYESHYSSLDRLILPWLMEYGEPELLAEIHNAPLQRSYYGDLLLALQNTFLYEDVAMCFLPRADGVEIVGEIADLLIRGDSVSRVMCGAVIAGDLLVSARTQYVEDNAAEMIRETMKGLGGSGGHAHRAGGKIPNVGDSAAAIDKVSNLLRDRWLDVCGVERKRGTRLIAKREIVQHLDL
- a CDS encoding sigma-54-dependent transcriptional regulator, with protein sequence MTNSQTLLVIDDDPLILQCMRLCLPEPDYHVVTAESAGQAISAFRSGQPDAVLLDIQLPDQSGLALIHEIRELDGRVPVILMTGHGTSETAIAAMSGGAFDYVTKPFEPDEILPVIDAALETSRMARKPAILPSEKERLSPEKPSDQMMGECPAMVEVFRSIGRVASRDTAVLILGETGTGKEVVARALYQHSSRHDHVFHAINCAAIPEALLESELFGHEKGSFTGAEQRRIGKFEICNGGTLFLDEIGDMTPVMQTKLLRVLQEKEFERVGGSKTIKTDVRIIAATNRDLDAAMADGSFRSDLFYRLNEFTISLPPLRERGQDLRKMTEHFFQLFARQLKKDFVSIAPETMQRLLGHDWPGNVRELQGIIKQTLLKASGPVILPSFLPSGFGAASPGSTAGETSSQEWQGGLVKEIHRRLAEGSFTIGSDIHDDVDRILIAEVMKSSGNNISEASNRLGISRPTLRSRINHLRIDVR